The genomic interval ACAAGCCTTTGTGCAGTCGTTTCAGGAGCTGTATCCCAATGCTCCCCAACCAGATGCCGAAACGGACGACGTCTCCGCCGCTCATGCGCACGCTCACGCTCACGGCTCATCTGAGTCCAACGAGCCGCTGACGCAGGCCATCAGCGCTTATCTCAATCTCGACATGGTCGGCCGAATGTCGGACAAGCTGATCATCCAAGGCATCGGGTCGTCGCCCAAGTTTGCTGCGGAGGTGCAACGTCGAAATGTGCCGGTCGGGTTGAAATTGCAGTTGGACAAGACCAGCACTGGATTGCCCACCGATGCCTCAGCGTTCGTCACTCGTGGCGTTCCGATCTTGTCCGCTTTCACCGGAGCACACTCGGACTATCACACACCACGTGACACGCCGGACAAGCTGGATTACGAGAGCGCGGCAAAAATCGGTCGATTGTTCGCTTTGATCACACGAGGTCTGTTGACGTCGGAGACGACACCTGAGTTTCAATTGGACGAGGGAGAGAAGCAGAAGGATGCACCGCGGGTGCGTTTGACCGCTTACCTGGGGACGATTCCCGACTACGCCGCCGGCGAAGTCGTCGGCGCGCAGCTCAGTGGCGTCGCAGCCGATGGGCCGGCCGCGAAGGCGGGGGTAAAGGGTGGCGACGTGATCATCGAACTGGCGGGACGCAAGGTCGAGGATCTGTACGACTTCACCTACGCGATCGAAGCCCTCAAGATCGGTCAGGAGACAGAAATCGTCGTCAAACGAGGCGAGGAAACGCTGCGTTTGAAAGTTACTCCCGGCTCCCGCGACTGACATTGGCAATCGCGATCATTTTTCCAGTGTGATCGTAAAGCGGTCGTGATTGGGCGTCTTACCGAAAATCATCCAGACGAAATCGATCAATGCGAATGCAAGATGTTTGCCCGGCAAGAGCAACCACCGCACGAAATTGACATCGCGCTTCCTACGACGCTTGGTCAATTGACGTGCAGCTGACGTATTACGGTACGTCTTGGGCCGCAGGATGTAACCAATCATGGCGTAAATCATGACGCCCGCCGTCAAGAAAATCCTAAGCGGTAGCCGAGGTTCCGGCGCATTCCGCGAGAACCAATAGACGAATCCCGTAACCAGCAAAACGGCGAACACAAACTTGAGGATAATTCTGGAACGCGAGGCGGACATGAGTAATGAAGTCAGGGAGCGGTAAAGCAACAGCAAGTTGCAGACAAATGACGTTGTGCGTTGTGATGACTAAACTATTCGAGTAGGCCGGGATCTCTACGGCTTAGGTTACGGATTGTTTTCCCTGTTTGCCACCCGTTTCCTCTGGTGGTGTCGAAAGTTTGTTGCCACGCGGCATTGATCGCCGGCCCCTCGTAGATCCGGTAGTGACGAGTAACAGCATTCGGCTTCTAGTCCTCACATGTCTCCCGCATTCACTTGTTGCCGTTACAGGGACTTACGAGGACACAGGGACTTACGAGGACACAGGGACTTACGAGGACACAGGGACTTACGAGGACACAGGGACTTACGGGGACACAGGGACTTACGAGGACACAGCACTTTACCGATTTCCGCACGGGATCACCGAATCGATCTCAATCCCGTTTTTTCCTCCGCTCGGCTTGAGACAATGCGATGCCTCAACAGAGTGCTCATTCCCAGTTTTCTCCTTGCTGCGTTCTCCGCGATGGCCCCCCTGTTATCACTGCCCCTTGATAGATAACGTTGCCCAACGGAACACCAAGCTTGTCACTGCACCGATGACCGAGACAATCGCACTCATGATTCACATTGCACTACTGATAGCGATGTTCGCTGGAAGCTGGCTGTTGCCTCGTACCTTCGGATTGCTCGGGTTACTTTGCTCACACTGCTCCTGCGTAGTCGGTGTGATTGCGATTGGCTGCGTTTCAATCGCCGCCAATCTACCAGCAAACAAATAAAGCCGCGGAGGCGGCGGAAGCGTAAAGCCTGGGACGTCAGTCCCAGGTGGCGTTTCGCAACGATTCCAGCCAAGCCGCGAAGGCGGCGACAGATTGAACCCGTTTTAATACCAACCCGTTTTACCCCCTCTTCCCTTTCCAACCCGTTCTACGACCGGGGAAAAACCGAGGGCAGAGCACTTTACATTTGCTCAACGAAGGCTGAAAGAGCTAATGCTGACCTCCCCAGCAAGGTGCTCTGTCCCCAGTTGACCGTCCCCAGTTGACCCTCCGATCGTGAAATCTCCAGCAAAGTGCTCTGTCCCCATTTTGATGGGGACATTCAGATTACTTATCGGCCTGGAATAATTGAGCGATCTCGCGTGGTCCTTCGTTCACAGCAATGTCAGCCATCGTCTGCCCGTCCGCATTTTTTTGTAACGGATCTGCACCTGAACGCAAAAGCAAACGAACGAGGCGCGGCCGCTTACCGAGTATCGCCTCTCGTAGAGCATTGTTGCCAAAGTCGTCACTCGCATTTGGGTCTGCACCTGCGTCAATCAATAGCCACGAAATCTCGAAGCGACCGTCGAATGCAGCTTGAAACAACGGGGTCTTCTTCGTCATTTTCGAACGGATGCTAACATCCGCTCCACGTCGCAGCAGTAGATCGACGGTATCAATCGCGTTATTGCGCACCACATAAGTTAAGAGCGCGTCCCCCGCAGGATCAGTATTGCGAACATTTGGGTCAAGACCTGCGTCAAGTCGTTGCTTGATAAACGAGGTGCTAAGAATCGCCGCACGACTAAACACTGGCGAATCGTCGCTGAGAGACAGCGCTGCGTCCGACAGCGAAGGCTCGCCGCAACCAAGCAGAACCACAGAGAAGAATAGCAGAACTGCAAAACCTTTTAAGGCGTGCATTTCAGTCCGACACCGTCCCGCATCAACGGGGCGTGAATCTCGATTCTCCGTTCGTGAAAGAGTGCAAACCCGATCAACGCGTGTGCCCAAGTTTTCAGCCAAAATGAAGCCGTCGCGGCCGAGGACGATTCTAGTCATTGAGTTACGCATCGGAGACCAAACGAGAGCTAACACCGGGTGTGGAAATTCTACAGTACGTAGTAAAGGAGAATTGTGATACATGCTATACCGATACCCACCGCCACTTTGCGTTTTGATCGACTTGAAGCCACGACGGCGGACACAGCGAGGAGGATCGAAGCAATTCCAGCCACAAACTGCAGTAGCCATCTGCGAGATATTTCCCCAGGAGGCCATGACATCCATTCGCCTTCAAGATAACACACGACCGGGGACATAACACACGTCCGGGGACAGAGCACTTTGCTTTTGCTCAATGATATCTGATAGAGCTGACGCTGAACTCACCAGCAAGGTGCTCTGTCCCCGGTTGATTCAGTTGATTTACGGCTTTCCGCACCGATTCCAAATGCTCTTTCAATGCGTCCGATAAATCCGGCTGGAACTGCTCCGGTGAGATGATTTGAATGTCCACTCCAGGCAATTGCTCCTTAAGGGCCGAAACCTCGGACTCGCTAACAAAGCTCGAATCATCGTCAACGATCTCCAGTCGTTTTAACTTGGAGAGACCAGCCAACTCTTTGATTGCCTGCTGTTGCGGCGTCCCAAAAAAGCGAATGGATTCCAGATTTGTACAGACCTCATATCCGCTCGACTTCATCGTGCTCCGGTTCTGAGCTTGAATTTGCAAATGGACCAGTTTGGGAAGCTTGGCGAGAAATCGCAGATCGCCAAAATACTCGCCGCTGCCCAGGTACAGTCGTTGCAGTTGCGGCAGTTTACCGAGCGGACTGAAATCCAATGCTTGAAAAACGCGAAACCCGATGAAACCGCGTCGGTCAAACCGAAGCGTTGTCACGGCGTCCAATTCCGATGCATTCTTATCGAGCTGATCGATGTCTGGCAGCCAGAGCTTTGTGATCCGATTCTGCTCGTTCCAACCATAGGCCCAATGGTACTCTTTCACCGCTCGGCCAAATGGCAGTGTCTCGCCGGTCACTTTGAATGGGCTGCATCTGATCTTGGGATTCGAAAACGCGAGATCCCACATCGTCTGCGCGTCATCCAGAGACACACCTACAAAACGGAGGTCCGTTTCCAGCAATCTGACGAGATCACTGTCTAGCTCGGTGATGTGCAAGTGCATAAGTGAAACGCCACTCAGCGAGCTCTGTTTTGCGATTTCCGCTGAAGTGGAGGCACCCGCGGGCAAGTATTGCAAATCATATAAACAAAACGAGCACCGCTGGTTGGCTCGCAACACGGCATTCCAATCGTCCATGGTTAACGGTGCATTCAGATAGAAAGGCCTTTTGCGCGTCCCAGCATAGGCATCGATAAAATCCGCAAAGCCGGGAATGGGTTTGGTGCTGTACGTGGTTACGAACGGGGGCAGTGTCACGCCGCTCTCGTTGCGATCGGGCAACTTTGCATCGCAAAAGGCCAACGATGTGGTTTTGTGACAAAGATCTTCCATCTGCTCAGCCGTGATCTCGCGACTCAGGATGCCCACATGTCCTGAGTAACTGCGGAGCGGTTTGGTGTCCACAAACGGCTGTAGGTTCTCAATCGTGATAGACCTGATCCCGGGAGGAGGAATGGAGATCAAACGATGCAAACAGTCTGCGTCTCGTTCGCCACGGACGTTGACATAGAGCCCGAGTGAACCGTTGGAGCTGAACAGACGTGCGGCACCGTCGGTCAATTTCTGAATCCGCCGCGATTCCTCGGCCACACTCAGCAATTCCCAAGACGGCGGACGTGGATTCACCGATACCGATTCGAGCGCGCTCGATGCGATGGTCAGCGGATCATAGCGTTGCAGAGCGAACCAAGTGCTACAAACTGCGATCGTGGACAAGACCAGCGACCAGACTGAAACCAAGTGGTGTTTCGATCCGTCAGACGATTCGGCGGTCCAGAGGGGAACCAAAAATGCAACGA from Stieleria varia carries:
- a CDS encoding ankyrin repeat domain-containing protein — translated: MHALKGFAVLLFFSVVLLGCGEPSLSDAALSLSDDSPVFSRAAILSTSFIKQRLDAGLDPNVRNTDPAGDALLTYVVRNNAIDTVDLLLRRGADVSIRSKMTKKTPLFQAAFDGRFEISWLLIDAGADPNASDDFGNNALREAILGKRPRLVRLLLRSGADPLQKNADGQTMADIAVNEGPREIAQLFQADK